TGGTATTTGCACTTGCAGGATTTGCAAGTACTTTTTTGCTTCGTACCTTTCGTAATGTAGCTGTTTATCTTTTTTTAGGTTTTATTCCAGCTTTTATAGTAATGAAGCAACCAGATCTTGGTGATGCTATTTTGTACTCAATTATGATCCTTACTATTATGTTTGCAGGGTATGTAAAATATCGTTATCTATTATACCTAGGGCTTATTGGTATGTTGCTGTTGCCATTGGGGTGGTTTGCACTTGAAGATTATCAGCAGTCACGAATTGTGTCTTTTGTGCAGCCAGATTATGATCCACAAGGTATTGGCTATAATGCTACGCAGGCGCTAATAGCTGTCGGCTCAGGAGGGCTTTCAGGTAAAGGTCTAGGGCAAGGAACTCAGTCTCATCTGCGTTTTTTACCTGAAAGTCATACAGATTTTATTTTTGCATCATTAACTGAGGAGCTGGGTTTTATAGGTAGTTTTGTATTATTGGGCTTATATGCAGTTCTATTTTATCGTCTACTAGTTTGCGCGATGGGTTCCAAATCTATATTTAACCGCTTATTTTTAATTGGTATTTATATACAACTATTTATTCAGACAGTAGTAAATATTGGTATGAATTTGGGACTTGTTCCCATTACGGGAGTGACATTGCCATTAGTTTCATTTGGAGGGTCTTCGGTTGTTGTTACCTTTATTTCGCTAGGAATGGCACAGGCGGTATTTCAGTCAGAGCGCCAAGATGAGTTGTTGATACGTTGATACTGATGATATAATACGCACTATGTCTTATGTTGTAATTAGAACAGGTGGAAAACAGTATCGCGTTTCCAAAGGCGATTTGCTTGATGTTGAGAAGTTGGATGTTGAGGAGGGGAAAGTTATTACTCTTGACGATGTTCTGCTTTTTGTAGATGATAAAAAAATCAAAATTGGAACACCAACACTAAAGACTAAGGTCGAGGCTAAGGTAGTGAGTCAGTTCCGTGGTGAAAAGCTTCGAGTGGGACGTTTTCGCCACCGTAAAAGACACCATAAGATTATGGGTCATCGTCAATATTTAACTAAATTAGAAATTACAGGTATCGAGCATGTCTAAAACAAAGCAAGGTAAAACAACTAAAGGTTCACGTAGACCAAATCCTAAATACTTAGGCGTAAAGTTATTTGGTGGAGAATCTGCAATTAATGGGAATATTATCGTGAGGCAAAAAGGAACAAAGTATCACCCAGGAAAAGGGGTAAAGCTAGGAAAAGACTACACGATTTATGCTGTTGAGGAGGGTAAAGTAACCTTTCAACATAAGCAAGGTCGTACTTACGTTCACGTTGTCTAATATGCTGTTCCCTGCACCAGATATGGGCAGCCTACAGGCAATTTCGCCACTAGACGGACGCTATAGTAATAAAATTTCACCCCTAGTAGATTATTTTTCCGAATTAGCACTAATTAAACGAAGAGTACTTGTTGAAATTGAGTATCTTATCCAGCTTTCTGAAGATGGAGTTATTGAAAAAATTGACTCCAAGACCAAAAAAGAGTTAAGAAATATTGTTGAAAATTTTGATCTAAATGAGGGTAAGCTAGTTAAAGATATAGAAGGCAATATTCGCCACGATGTTAAAAGCGTGGAATACTACCTTAGGCACAAATTTGCAGATCTAAATTTTTCCTACCTAAATCCATTTATTCATATAGGGCTGACTTCTGAAGACGTTAATAGTGTGGCTTATAGATTAATGCTTAAAGAGGTACTAGGTAATGTTATTATTCCTAAGCTTGAGTTAGTTAGCGGAGAGCTGGGTAAGTTTATTGCTAAAAATAAGAGAGTTCCTATGTTAGCTAGAACTCATGGACAGGCGGCGCTTCCAACACTTTTAGGCAAGGAATTTGCTGTGTTTGTCTCGAGATTAAAGATTCAGATTGAACAGCTTAAAAGAATTAGGTTAAGAGCTAAATTTGGAGGAGCAGTTGGCAATATGAGTGCATTGAAATTTGCCTTTCCTAATTATGACTGGATGCAGTTTGGTCAGAATTTTTTAAGCAAGTTTAAACTAGATAGAGCTTTGCCAACTACTCAGATAGCTCCAGGGGATGATCTGGCGGAGGTATTTCATGTAATGATGAGAATTAATTCTATCTTAATAGACCTAGATCAAGATATTTGGAGATATATTTCAGATGGTTGGTTTGTTCAAAAAGGTAAAAAAGGCTTTGTGGGATCATCAACAATGCCACAGAAAATTAACCCCATTGAGTTTGAGAATAGTGAGGGTAATTTACAGCTTGCAAATGGAATGTTCCACTTTTTAAGTGGCAAGCTACCCATTAGTAGGTTGCAAAGAGATTTATCAGATAGTACAGTTTTGCGTAATGTTGGCGTGGGATTTGGGCATAGTCTTATTGGTTATTTGAGTTTTATTCAGGGAATAAAAGTCTTAGGAATAGATAAGCAGAAAATAAAGCAGGCGTTATTTTCTGACTGGAGTATCCTGGGTGAGGCGGCGCAGGTCCTGCTTCGCAACACAGGCGAGCAAGATGCTTATGAGCAAGTAGCAGAGCTCTTAAGAGGAATAAAAGTAGGAGAAAAGGAATGGAAAAAACTTGTTAGTAAACTAAAGCTTAACAAGCGAGATATGCAAAAATTGCTTAAGCTTACACCTGCCAACTATATTGGTCTGTCTCAAGTAATGGCGGACCACAGGAGGTGAATATAAATATTAGTAGTTTACTGCTTCTATTTGACCAATAACTTTAGGAGGCCAGTAGCGGAAGATAACACGTCCGATGATTTTGTCTTTGGTAATAGGCCCCCAAGTGCGGGAATCTTGGCTACGGTCGCGATTGTCTCCTAAAACAAAGTATTCATCTTTTGCCAAGGTAATCTCTGCT
Above is a genomic segment from Candidatus Roizmanbacteria bacterium CG_4_9_14_0_2_um_filter_38_17 containing:
- the rplU gene encoding 50S ribosomal protein L21, which codes for MSYVVIRTGGKQYRVSKGDLLDVEKLDVEEGKVITLDDVLLFVDDKKIKIGTPTLKTKVEAKVVSQFRGEKLRVGRFRHRKRHHKIMGHRQYLTKLEITGIEHV
- a CDS encoding 50S ribosomal protein L27 → MSKTKQGKTTKGSRRPNPKYLGVKLFGGESAINGNIIVRQKGTKYHPGKGVKLGKDYTIYAVEEGKVTFQHKQGRTYVHVV
- a CDS encoding adenylosuccinate lyase, coding for MLFPAPDMGSLQAISPLDGRYSNKISPLVDYFSELALIKRRVLVEIEYLIQLSEDGVIEKIDSKTKKELRNIVENFDLNEGKLVKDIEGNIRHDVKSVEYYLRHKFADLNFSYLNPFIHIGLTSEDVNSVAYRLMLKEVLGNVIIPKLELVSGELGKFIAKNKRVPMLARTHGQAALPTLLGKEFAVFVSRLKIQIEQLKRIRLRAKFGGAVGNMSALKFAFPNYDWMQFGQNFLSKFKLDRALPTTQIAPGDDLAEVFHVMMRINSILIDLDQDIWRYISDGWFVQKGKKGFVGSSTMPQKINPIEFENSEGNLQLANGMFHFLSGKLPISRLQRDLSDSTVLRNVGVGFGHSLIGYLSFIQGIKVLGIDKQKIKQALFSDWSILGEAAQVLLRNTGEQDAYEQVAELLRGIKVGEKEWKKLVSKLKLNKRDMQKLLKLTPANYIGLSQVMADHRR